GTCGGGGTGTTTGCGCTTGTTCTTGGTGTTGTTATAATTCCGGCGTTTGCAGTCCACGCAAGCCAAGGTGATTATCTCTCGCATTTCATTATCCGATTCTTTAATTT
The nucleotide sequence above comes from Candidatus Edwardsbacteria bacterium RifOxyA12_full_54_48. Encoded proteins:
- a CDS encoding 50S ribosomal protein L33, with product MREIITLACVDCKRRNYNNTKNKRKHPDRVEYKKYCRFCKKHTAHKETR